The nucleotide sequence CGACGAGACAACTCGATAAACGTTTATTCGAATTCTAGTCATGCCGAAAAGTATAGCGAAACCCTACATACCTTGTCGATGGAGTTATATACTGTTTCCAAGACCTCAAAAGCCTTAGGAATGATTTCCTACATAATACAAACcattcaaaatcaaattcaagctcataGCTTAAATAATTCTTCATTTAGACATTTACGCGAACAACTTGTGGCCATGAATTTGTAGACTCTTTTGTAGATTAATTTCCCCCCAACACACCACCAAATTTTACTTTACTACATCTCCTCATCAACAAAATTTCATCCATGTCTTCACAGATCAaaacaacacaataaaaccatatagaacagccccaacaatcaagccatattaagagaggtttcttaaaaaaatcaagaatatttctatagaggtttcaactatttcttaagaattcttatggtagaagtttacaaagatcaaagagaagttaaatcataccttatgtgaccagaattactcaaaattcgaaattacttcAAGGCGGAGTCTTGCTATGAAAAGTGAAACACCGAAGAATTCACGATTCCGAAGCTACCATGGTGTTCTCCATCTTGAGGATGACTAAATTGTTGTTATGCTTGGCTAGATGGATGGGAGAAGTTTGAGAGGAAATCCCTaggtttttggttctgttttggagaggataaaacgcaggggttctgttttaaaaattgacttaaataaagaaattttgaCTAAACCCGACTAGGCACACTGTTCCGGTAACAGTGTGCACCCCTGTACGAAAATattaatatctctctactccaaagTTGTATTAACGAACGGTttattgcgttggaaactagactcatataccTTCGATTCGGTAGGTAGAACACGCCATAACTCCCAGTATATTGAGAGAAACACTCATCAACATTTTATCCAAATTCCAGTAAAATTTAAACCCGTAACTTGCGCGCGATCTTTGTCGAATTTTTAATCACAACTCAAATGACTTCCAATCTTAATGTATAACTATCGCATCATTTAAATATCTCATAGAAATTATCTTCCTAGCGAATTAGCCCATTTATAGCATGATAACGCCGAATACACAAGGTGTAACATTCTCCCctccttaagaacattcgtcctcgaatgttaacggTTAACCTAACTTctgattattattttttttaagaaaaaaaatttcgctagagtttcccctataaatatGAATATCCAAAACCTGTCATCAGCCCAAACATACATATCTATGGCCACACAGGGCTACACATCATAATAATAACATCAACTTGGCCTCACCCGACCATTTACTtatacaataatgataataagaagGTTAGCCATAACTTAATTACCTTAACTGTCACTGGTTGATATAtgtgcaacacctgccatatttGTCTCAAGCGTATCACCTGAAGACTCAAATAAATGAGGGTATCTGGActtcatgtcctcctcggcctcccatgtCATTTCCTCTACATTATTGCTCCTCTAAAGTACTTTTACTGAGGCTACCTCTTTAGTCCGTAGCTTACGGATTTGATGGTCAAGAATGGCAACAggtatttcttcatatgacaagtTCTCGGAAACTTCAATATCCTCGATAGGGCTGATGCAAGAAGGATCACCTAAGAATTTTCGAAGCATGTAAATGTGAAATACCGGATGGATTGCTTCTAATTCTGGTGGCAGGTCAAGTTTGTAGGCTACTCGCCCAATTCTCTGAACAATCTGATATGGCCCAACATATCTAGGactgagttttcctttcttaccaaatctcattacacccttcataggcgacactttcaagaatacccagtctCCCACAGCAAATTCCAAATCTCGACGTCGGTTATCTGAATATGATTTCTGTCGACTTTGAGCTGTACGCAACCTttcctggatcaactttaccttttctacaGCTTGTTGTACCAATTCAGGTCCTAGCAACTTTGTCTCGCCAACATCAAACCAGCCAATAGGAGATCTGCATTtcctcccatatagtgcctcataaggtgccatctgaataccggcatgataactgttatt is from Nicotiana tabacum cultivar K326 chromosome 18, ASM71507v2, whole genome shotgun sequence and encodes:
- the LOC142172532 gene encoding uncharacterized protein LOC142172532, translating into MDFITGLPNSRRKFNSIWVIVDRLTKSAHFLPVRTTYSAEDYASLYIKEIVRLHGVPFSIISDRGAQFTANFWRSPIGWFDVGETKLLGPELVQQAVEKVKLIQERLRTAQSRQKSYSDNRRRDLEFAVGDWIVQRIGRVAYKLDLPPELEAIHPVFHIYMLRKFLGDPSCISPIEDIEVSENLSYEEIPVAILDHQIRKLRTKEVIRLRQIWQVLHIYQPVTVKEIIPKAFEVLETVYNSIDKIAYSRGYL